From the Oscarella lobularis chromosome 13, ooOscLobu1.1, whole genome shotgun sequence genome, one window contains:
- the LOC136195008 gene encoding uncharacterized protein has translation MDKAYQAFLPIALWVLLPSVLPENAPSSFGRSPMFGHNDFTLSKSTCGHACVHVTFPAPFQSLHSSETVHVQASVGFLRSSSPNHTVLSTWTEGVTERGFVACAARSGLIGTVELSVEWLAYVSPRRSFLTTAPLDVIQDALVSFSDFAAMKHCREETSTARMSNLLTTAVRPDGAGTDGAFLWTENTSEGRFGLCYKETQMFSGVHSGFQADVLTFNGSRGLQSLVEGAEVGKCHFIIGDLSAGFACKDVSFEKKYYGDTRPTVLVSPEVLFTLDQETVTIVAHAEMASQSRVRICAMSTHPVDVLVTWAAVGIVDPCAGVICDYFGVCVDKGPHTFECVAPTCDSVDDPVCASNAVTYDNECEYHRFIFLTRQRHISIHHNGSCNGFLFQRGTVVAHHNSQSSVEYDCQTFVFNSRLFYPHKPVHALVTVDHRHANYASQYIHDAPVAWIDRLTSDSLTACVYVAGRGERHDVTDVSLNWLVYQGAPDGAMGGIVQLDEWWTGTTCEKVTLERAFSSPPLVLATLRHSVRDFKHDAASLWVEDIHTDSFSLCVRELQNFDGLHENVSITWLAVAEESKISRSIVSERGSVDFADQDLQPSRRHNYAFCKGVEFSHTYPSSPSVLVTPSHKTTISGNVPAVYNDIVAWIEQVTVSEFLICVAEIRVRSDSYDPLSVSYVVLPFVCADGWFPRGVYCFKTFSRCQSWTAANSTCESENGSLASVHDQQEAYFVGALSPGKSWIGLHRNGKNFSWTDGTEVDFVHWAAGQPNHYKDSQNCVLEMSSENLYHWNDEQCGYCYPYVCRKDLDECETGTHDCAVEAACVNNEGLFSCECPNGYAGDGRKCTPNECVLGTHNCDGNAVCEDTEDGFTCTCKSGFFGDGTSCSVCSNGYSSFRQNCYKHFGTGKDWHESRAQCQADGGDLVSIANQDEYAFVQSLATSNIWLGYNDIAHEGTFVWSDGSPDTFRKWTGSEPNNLGDAENCVHTNGNGPAASWNDARCGNSFHFVCERPRP, from the exons ATGGACAAAGCGTATCAAGCGTTTCTCCCTATTGCCCTGTGGGTGCTCCTACCGTCAGTCCTTCCTGAGAATGCCCCAAGCAGTTTTG GTCGCTCCCCGATGTTCGGTCACAACGACTTCACGCTATCGAAGTCGACGTGCGGCCACGCGTGCGTCCACGTCACCTTCCCAGCGCCTTTCCAAAGTCTCCACTCATCCGAGACCGTTCACGTCCAAGCCAGCGTCGGCTTTCTCCGATCATCATCCCCAAATCACACGGTTCTGTCAACGTGGACCGAGGGAGTGACTGAACGCGGCTTTGTCGCGTGTGCCGCCCGCAGCGGGCTCATTGGGACAGTGGAGCTTAGCGTTGAGTGGCTGGCCTACGTTTCCCCAcgtcgctcgtttttgaCAACCGCGCCGTTGGACGTGATTCAGGATGCATTGGTCAGCTTCTCGGACTTCGCGGCGATGAAGCATTGTCGAGAAGAAACG TCAACAGCGCGGATGTCGAACTTACTTACGACGGCTGTTCGACCTGATGGCGCAGGCACAGACGGGGCGTTTCTTTGGACCGAAAACACGTCCGAGGGTCGATTCGGTCTCTGCTACAAAGAGACGCAGATGTTCTCTGGCGTTCATAGCGGGTTCCAAGCG GACGTTTTAACGTTCAACGGTAGTCGGGGCCTTCAAAGTCTCGTCGAAGGGGCAGAGGTGGGAAAATGCCACTTCATAATAGGTGACTTGAGCGCTGGTTTCGCTTGCAAG GATGTAAGCTTTGAGAAAAAGTACTACGGAGATACGCGACCGACTGTCCTCGTGTCGCCGGAAGTTCTCTTCACTCTTGACCAGGAAACAGTCACAATAGTAGCGCACGCAGAG ATGGCCAGTCAGTCTCGTGTCAGGATTTGTGCGATGTCAACGCATCCGGTCGACGTACTAGTCACGTGGGCAGCTGTGGGAA TTGTTGATCCGTGCGCGGGAGTCATCTGCGATTATTTTGGCGTTTGCGTCGACAAGGGACCGCACACGTTTGAGTGCGTCGCGCCGACGTGCgacagcgtcgacgatccaGTTTGCGCGtcgaacgccgtcacgtACGATAATGAGTGCGAGTACCAccgttttatttttttaaccCGCCAACGACACATCTCTATTCATCACAACGGAAGCTGCAACG GCTTTTTGTTTCAACGTGGGACCGTTGTTGCCCACCACAACTCCCAGTCCTCGGTCGAATACGATTGCCAAACGTTTGTTTTCAACAGCCGTCTATTCTACCCACACAAACCCGTTCACGCTCTTGTAACCGTCGATCACCGCCACGCCAACTACGCGTCTCAGTACATTCACGACGCGCCTGTTGCCTGGATCGATCGCCTAACGAGCGATTCCCTGACCGCTTGTGTATACGTCGCTGGCCGCGGCGAGCGgcacgacgtcaccgacgtcTCGTTGAATTGGCTCGTCTACCAGGGCGCGCCGGACGGCGCGATGGGCGGGATCGTTCAACTCGACGAGTGGTGGACAGGAACGACGTGCGAAAAGGTGACTTTGGAAAgagcgttctcgtcgccacCGCTCGTTCTCGCCACTCTGCGCCACTCCGTCCGAGACTTCAAACATGACGCCGCCAGCTTGTGGGTTGAAGATATTCACAccgattcgttttcgctttgcgTGCGAGAGTTGCAGAATTTCGATGGCCTTcacgaaaacgtttcgatC ACATGGTTGGCCGTTGCCGAGGAATCGAAAATTTCGAGGAGTATCGTTTCGGAACGAGGTAGCGTTGACTTCGCTGATCAAGATCTCCAGCCGTCTCGAAGACACAACTACGCCTTCTGCAAG GGCGTTGAATTTTCGCACACGTatccttcgtcgccgtccgtaCTCGTCACACCCAGTCACAAGACAACGATCAGCGGAAACGTTCCGGCAGTTTATaacgacatcgtcgcctGGATTGAG CAAGTGACGGTTTCTGAATTTCTGATCTGCGTTGCGGAAATACGAGTTCGTAGCGATTCATACGATCCCCTCTCAGTCAGCTACGTCGTTCTACCAT TTGTCTGCGCCGATGGCTGGTTTCCACGCGGGGTTTACTGCTTCAAAACGTTTAGTCGATGTCAATCGTGGACGGCGGCGAATTCGACATGTGAGAGCGAAAACGGCTCTCTGGCCAGCGTGCACGACCAACAGGAGGCGTACTTCGTTGGCGCTTTGTCGCCGGGTAAATCGTGGATTGGATTGCATCGCAACGGGAAGAACTTTAGCTGGACTGATGGCACCGAGGTGGACTTTGTGCACTGGGCTGCCGGACAACCGAATCATTACAAAGACTCGCAAAATTGCGTTCTCGAGATGAGTAGTGAAAATTTGTACCACTGGAACGACGAGCAGTGCGGATACTGTTATCCATACGTTTGCAGAAAAG ATTTGGACGAGTGCGAAACAGGAACTCACGATTGTGCCGTTGAAGCGGCTTGCGTGAACAACGAGGGCTTGTTCTCCTGCGAGTGTCCGAACGGTTACGCGGGAGACGGCAGAAAGTGCA CTCCGAATGAATGCGTGCTAGGCACGCACAATTGTGATGGAAACGCCGTCTGCGAAGACACGGAGGACGGattcacgtgcacgtgcaaatcGGGCTTCTTTGGAGACGGAACGTCGTGCT CTGTATGCTCGAACGGTTATTCGTCTTTCAGACAGAACTGCTACAAACATTTCGGGACGGGTAAAGACTGGCACGAGTCACGTGCACAGTGCCAGGCTGACGGAGGCGATCTGGTTTCGATTGCAAATCAGGATGAGTACGCGTTCGTTCAAAGTTTGGCTACTTCGAATATCTGGTTGGGATACAATGACATTGCTCACGAGGGCACGTTTGTGTGGTCTGACGGTTCGCCGGACACGTTCCGGAAATGGACCGGCAGCGAACCTAACAATCTTGGAGATGCGGAGAATTGCGTTCACACCAATGGAAATGGACCGGCTGCTTCCTGGAATGATGCGCGCTGCGGAAATTCCTTTCACTTTGTCTGCGAGCGACCGCGTCCATGA
- the LOC136194511 gene encoding iduronate 2-sulfatase-like — translation MRSFLVIVLFQIVFTAVGAANTKNVLFIVVDDLRPDLGAYGQGYVHTPNIDKLAKESLVFERAYCQQAVCGPSRNSFMTGRRPDTTKAWNFIDHFREPNVGLNWSSLPQYFKNHGYFSSGVGKLYHPRLPPEYDPPSWSDLDKFPFEYPRPSGCRDNTWCAIPSEPTPTFADANSSTILRERLRYAAKNKLPFFLGIGFHKPHLPWRFPEEFLHYYPQSADIAPAAHRLPPTAMPSVAWYQCMPQGRFKDVNFFNNISVPLPVDLQQTLRRAYYAATSFMDSLVGEVLAELETLDLANDTIVSFHADHGWQLGEHNEWCKQTNFELATRVPMMIRAPWKKESMGKSTQAFAELVDLYPTLVELAGLPPASEENLDGSSLATLFDNPERVIKNVTLSQYPRCLNAKSSSDLCTGVPREKFDYMGYSMRTDDYRYTEWVKWNGTKLKPEWDKQVGVELYSHVGDTGNDFDAFENENIASKEPDLVKKLSEQLYQIFQKN, via the coding sequence ATGAGATCCTTTCTGGTTATCGTCTTATTTCAGATCGTTTTCACCGCTGTTGGTGCTGCTAACACGAAAAATGTTCTTTTTATTGTCGTAGACGATCTTCGTCCTGATCTCGGTGCGTACGGTCAGGGATACGTTCATACTCCCAACATCGACAAACTTGCGAAAGAATCGCTGGTTTTCGAGCGCGCCTACTGCCAACAAGCCGTCTGCGGACCGTCGAGGAACTCCTTTATGACCGGCCGACGACCGGATACGACGAAAGCGTGGAATTTCATCGATCACTTTCGAGAGCCCAACGTCGGTCTCAATTGGTCGTCATTGCCGCAGTACTTTAAAAATCACGGCTATTTCTCGTCGGGAGTCGGAAAGCTTTATCATCCGCGTCTTCCGCCAGAGTACGATCCGCCCTCTTGGTCCGATTTGGACAAGTTTCCTTTTGAGTATCCGCGACCAAGCGGTTGCCGAGATAATACGTGGTGCGCCATTCCTTCCGAACCGACGCCCACGTTTGCCGACGCtaactcgtcgacgatccttCGCGAACGACTTCGGTACGCCGCAAAGAACaaacttcctttttttctaggtatAGGATTTCATAAGCCTCACTTGCCGTGGCGATTTcctgaagaatttcttcactATTATCCGCAGAGTGCCGACATTGCTCCGGCCGCTCATCGTCTACCGCCAACAGCGATGCCTTCCGTTGCATGGTATCAGTGTATGCCACAGGGAAGATTCAAAGAtgttaattttttcaataatatCTCGGTGCCTCTACCTGTCGACTTGCAGCAGACACTTCGACGGGCTTACTACGCAGCGACGAGTTTTATGGACTCTTTAGTCGGTGAAGTGTTGGCCGAGCTGGAGACTCTCGACTTGGCCAACGACacaatcgtttcgtttcacGCCGACCACGGATGGCAATTGGGCGAACACAACGAGTGGTGCAAGCAGACGAACTTCGAGTTGGCGACTCGAGTCCCGATGATGATTCGCGCGCCGTGGAAAAAGGAATCGATGGGGAAATCGACGCAAGCGTTTGCAGAGTTGGTTGACTTGTATCCTACGTTGGTTGAACTGGCGGGGTTACCTCCTGCTAGTGAGGAAAACTTAGACGGTTCTTCTCTGGCAACTCTTTTTGATAATCCTGAGAGGGTGATCAAGAACGTTACTTTGTCTCAGTACCCCCGTTGTCTGAATGCAAAGTCATCTAGTGATTTGTGCACTGGAGTGCCGAGAGAGAAATTTGATTACATGGGGTACAGCATGAGAACCGATGATTATCGATACACGGAGTGGGTCAAGTGGAATGGAACGAAGTTGAAACCGGAGTGGGATAAACAGGTGGGAGTAGAGCTGTACTCTCACGTTGGTGACACGGGAAATGATTTTGATGCATTTGAAAATGAGAATATTGCTTCCAAAGAGCCAGACTTGGTGAAGAAGCTAAGTGAACAACTTTACCAAATCTTTCAAAAGAACTGA
- the LOC136194513 gene encoding uncharacterized protein — protein sequence MSNSSAYVHLFYLAALLYAAAASCKEGSETDCSLNGVCTSGRCACDPGWTGDRCNHLKLRPPSRAEPHGYFNATMPTWGGDIIYENGTYHAFVTAKPFTTPPFDESDNYECNTAIVRLEGETPAGPFKYVETVLPAFHHEAHAIRAPDGTVLIYMISYDGGDFPGVLSKACVGMPDACHLYDISHEVTAMAWSSSVYGPWKEKVILNPWPGMEDRHSWICQTNCPSVTFAQNGSVVMAVRGVQCEQPPRYSENTREKIAIVTAPHWSGPYTIRSTEPLFGWRTPADWPSSLVNPTNQTMSNEDPFIWRTKRGYHMLVHCQLLPYPKTRGAYAYSVDGLAWTLLPDYAWETNMTWSDGTVSYFKRRQAPDLYLDSNGFPLYLLTPVDELSVDGCHWGHGWTLIQPIDRSGSAPISRANGL from the coding sequence ATGTCCAATAGTAGCGCCTACGTTCACCTTTTCTATCTTGCAGCACTACTTTACGCAGCAGCAGCGAGCTGCAAAGAAGGAAGCGAAACAGATTGCTCTCTAAACGGCGTCTGCACGAGTGGACGCTGCGCGTGCGATCCCGGCTGGACGGGAGACCGATGCAACCACCTCAAACTTCGTCCGCCGAGTCGCGCCGAACCGCACGGATACTTCAACGCCACAATGCCGACGTGGGGCGGCGACATCATCTACGAAAACGGCACCTATCACGCCTTCGTCACGGCGAAACCGTTCACCACGCCCCCATTCGACGAATCGGATAATTACGAATGCAACACGGCTATAGTTCGTTTGGAAGGCGAAACGCCGGCCGGCCCATTCAAATACGTCGAAACCGTCCTACCTGCATTTCACCACGAAGCGCACGCTATTCGAGCTCCAGATGGAACGGTGCTCATCTATATGATTAGCTACGACGGTGGCGATTTTCCTGGCGTGCTATCGAAAGCGTGCGTTGGAATGCCCGATGCGTGTCACCTGTACGATATCAGTCACGAGGTGACGGCTATGGCGTGGAGTTCCAGCGTATATGGACCGTGGAAAGAGAAGGTCATTCTCAATCCGTGGCCGGGAATGGAAGACAGGCACTCTTGGATTTGTCAAACGAACTGTCCCTCGGTCACGTTTGCACAGAACGGTTCCGTTGTCATGGCCGTGAGAGGGGTGCAGTGTGAACAGCCTCCTCGATATTCGGAGAATACTAGGGAAAAGATTGCTATTGTTACTGCTCCTCACTGGTCGGGACCGTATACGATTCGATCTACAGAACCGTTGTTTGGATGGAGAACTCCCGCCGACTGGCCGTCATCTCTCGTCAATCCCACCAATCAAACGATGTCGAACGAAGATCCCTTTATATGGAGAACGAAACGAGGTTATCACATGCTCGTTCACTGTCAACTGTTGCCCTATCCCAAAACTCGAGGAGCGTACGCCTACAGCGTCGACGGACTGGCGTGGACGCTTCTACCGGACTACGCTTGGGAGACGAATATGACGTGGAGTGACGGAACCGTTAGCTACTTCAAACGCAGACAGGCACCGGATCTCTACTTGGACTCGAACGGTTTTCCGCTCTATCTTCTCACTCCTGTCGACGAGTTATCTGTTGACGGTTGTCATTGGGGTCACGGTTGGACTCTGATCCAGCCTATAGACAGGAGTGGGAGTGCTCCCATATCACGTGCGAACGGACTATGA
- the LOC136194512 gene encoding uncharacterized protein: MVRMFKINGEFVQEEDTGYYAGLVASVYFLGLFLGCYYWGTLADKRGRRVTILISGGTLTIFTFLFAFTNTNLGLAWAIVTRVLSGASNGVLSVSKACIADVSDDDNQAKRLAYVTTAWGVGLLIGPAIGGLLAEPVRQYPGVFPEGFLETFPYFLSSAASVFLLLIGLVIIYFFLPETRDSYLFDKESKAALYTDKNADKAPVTIDELAEPMVAFSVESNDVEIKFSPTEKQEELDRFNDQVAKTTVWNLLKVKETKLAVATYCMFAFSVVGSDELASLWMATKKYRGGLGFSEKDIGLFQAVLACVTVPLQIHLTHKLENKLGSLTTFYVTCIACVFFMAFQPVVSSIESRIPLWIVLFITLFMMRLSINVAYVMIAIFINNSVPKRQAGAINGLAVSLAAVTRSVAPSVGGSLFAWSIRGGKGHIEFLLDYHLVFYFISTVFLISLLLSVYLPSKLQKQKRE; encoded by the exons ATGGTTAGA ATGTTTAAAATCAACGGCGAATTCGTCCAAGAAGAAGATACAG gataCTATGCTGGGCTCGTGGCTTCTGTTTATTTTCTTGGGCTTTTCTTGGGATG CTACTACTGGGGCACCCTGGCGGATAAGAGAGGACGTCGGGTGACTATTCTTATCAGTGGGGGCACACTGACTATCTTCACCTTCCTCTTTGCATTCACCAACACGAATTTGGGCTTGGCTTGGGCGATCGTAACGAGAGTGCTAAGTGGAGCAAGCAACG GTGTACTGAGTGTATCCAAAGCGTGCATAGCCGACGTCTCAGATGACGATAACCAGGCGAAAAGATTGGCTTATGTAACGACGGCCTGGGGCGTGGGACTTCTGATCGGACCGGCCATTGGCGGGCTCTTGGCTGAACCGGTTCGGCAGTACCCTGGCGTTTTCCCCGAAG GATTCCTCGAAACGTTTCCTTATTTTCTGTCATCGGCTGCGTCTGTTTTTCTACTCCTAATTGGTCTCGttataatttatttctttttgcctGAGACGAG AGACTCTTATTTGTTTGACAAGGAGAGCAAAGCTGCGCTCTATACTGATAAAAATGCTGATAAAGCTCCAGTAACTATAGACGAACTCGCTGAACCAATGGTGGCGTTTTCAGTGGAGTCCAATGACGTCGAGATTAAATTTTCACCCACGGAAAAGCAAGAAGAACTAGACAGATTCAATGACCAAGTAGCAAAGACAACCGTGTGGAATCTGCTAAA AGTGAAGGAAACAAAATTAGCTGTTGCTACCTACTGCATGTTCGCCTTTTCCGTGGTTGGTTCGGACGAACTGGCGAGCCTGTGGATGGCAACGAAGAAATATAGAG GGGGTCTTGGTTTCAGTGAAAAAGACATTGGACTTTTTCAAGCAGTTTTAGCTTGCGTAACCGTTCCTCTTCAAATTCACCTCACACATAaa CTGGAAAACAAACTGGGCTCTCTGACG ACGTTTTACGTTACATGCATTGCCTGTGTGTTCTTTATGGCGTTTCAACCTGTAGTATCTTCGATAGAAAG TCGTATTCCTCTATGGATAGTCCTCTTCATTACTCTTTTCATGATGAGATTATCTATCAACGTCGCCTATGTCATGATAGCAATATTTATCAACAATTCTGTACCGAAACGTCAAGCCGGTGCCATCAATGGCCTTGCCGTTTCACTAGCGGCCGTCACCAG GTCGGTCGCTCCGTCTGTTGGAGGCTCACTTTTTGCTTGGTCTATCAGAGGGGGAAAGGGCCAtatagaatttcttcttgattATCATTtggttttttattttatttctaccGTGTTCCTCATTTCGCTGCTTCTCTCGGTATACCTTCCGAGCAAATtgcagaagcagaagcggGAATAA
- the LOC136194514 gene encoding uncharacterized protein, which produces MLTMKRLLFVLFLQTLCIDIISPTADSTGEPELSVDNQSNLILNAGTGSIIMKYAGGTTATVDQVKTKLDELTQSNNDLREKLSHAQNASQVLDNKIQRFIACQATSQGYNTSTDECVPLVPQCSREGETLEFHGGLNRYICSSFLIDTINNMKTNINMLLRGPTSIIGDVSSMPGRTCRDIKEVRPRALSGVYWISQSPNGSYPYRVYCDMLTDGGGWTLVTIVKGTRATYERKYPINGMNEDKLLADRTDEWASLSKAKLNAIFDARNDSIMRVYVSAFTSVHTGDTSRFPRTYYIRKLKYKERFDAFVSIRFVPEWGDKTKDEYKINYDRQGRVHPYDPDAHDFPDSGKAMNHWEDHVVIIKGKKYSTSRHGIVGDIYSNCEWLYKFHVSGTATALNCLSTQDVYGKIWIK; this is translated from the coding sequence ATGCTGACGATGAAACGTCTTCTATTTGTTCTCTTTCTACAAACACTCTGTATTGACATTATTTCTCCTACGGCAGACTCAACTGGGGAACCAGAACTGTCTGTCGACAATCAAAGTAACCTAATTCTAAACGCAGGAACTGGGTCGATTATTATGAAATACGCCGGCGGTACGACAGCAACGGTGGATCAAGTTAAAACGAAACTTGACGAGCTCACGCAATCGAACAATGACCTCCGGGAGAAACTTTCCCACGCCCAAAACGCAAGCCAAGTCCTCGACAATAAGATACAGCGTTTCATTGCTTGTCAAGCGACGAGCCAAGGCTACAACACGTCGACAGACGAGTGCGTGCCGCTCGTACCCCAATGCTCTCGCGAAGGCGAAACGCTCGAGTTCCACGGAGGCTTGAACCGCTACATATGCTCGAGCTTCCTAATCGACACAATCAATAACATGAAGACGAATATAAATATGTTGCTAAGAGGGCCGACGTCGATTATAGGagacgtctcgtcgatgcCGGGACGAACGTGCCGCGATATCAAGGAAGTGCGCCCGCGAGCACTGAGCGGGGTCTACTGGATCTCCCAAAGCCCAAACGGCTCATATCCCTATCGAGTCTACTGTGACATGTTGACTGATGGAGGAGGGTGGACTCTAGTGACCATCGTAAAGGGGACAAGAGCGACGTACGAGAGAAAGTATCCCATCAACGGAATGAACGAGGATAAATTGCTCGCAGATCGAACGGACGAGTGGGCGAGTTTGAGTAAAGCGAAGCTCAATGCCATATTCGAcgcgcgaaacgattcgattATGCGCGTCTACGTATCGGCGTTTACGAGCGTGCACACGGGAGACACGTCGCGTTTTCCTCGCACTTACTACATTCGAAAGTTGAAGTACAAGGAACGTTTCGATGCGTTTGTgtcgattcgtttcgttcCCGAGTGGGGAGACAAGACGAAAGACGAGTACAAAATCAATTACGATCGACAGGGTCGCGTTCATCCGTACGATCCGGATGCGCACGATTTTCCCGATTCCGGGAAGGCGATGAATCACTGGGAGGATCACGTGGTTATAATCAAGGGGAAAAAGTATTCGACCAGTCGACACGGCATCGTCGGAGATATCTATAGCAATTGCGAATGGTTGTACAAATTTCACGTCAGTGGAACGGCAACCGCTTTGAATTGTCTCTCCACTCAGGACGTTTATGGAAAGATCTGGATCAAATAA